The Deltaproteobacteria bacterium DNA window GGGTTGAAGAACCTGCCCGTCTGCCTACAATCAGGATATCGGGAGAACAGATCCTTCTTGGAACCAGGCGGATACGCATACGGAGGAGAATCCACAAGCCGCGCAAGCAACCCGTGGCATTGCCGGGCAGGAAAAGGCCCCGTGAACGTTTTCCCGGGGAGTGGCTCAGGGGGTTCGATACCAGAGCCATCTGCTCCTATCCGCCGGAGGATATAGTCATTGAAAACTACGGGCAGTTTCTCAAGAAGAAAGCCGGCCACATGCTTTCGCAACGGGAGAGTCGCACCGTTCCCCTTACGGCTTCCCTCCTGGACGGCATCGACATGAGAGAGACACTCCGAAGGTTCTACGAGAAAAGGATCTACGTGAGGGAGAACAGGATTGCAAAAGGGGCCGTCGGATCCGTTGTCGTCATATTCGACCTCGACAGGGACAACCGGTTTCCTTACTGCATGACGTGGCACGGGGAACACGAGCAGGAATCCGACATGGCCTTCTACGCGACGGATCCAGCCGAAAACATTGTGGGACCTGGCATCTGTCGCTGCGAATACGGGGGATTCCTTTTGAGCTATCCTCCTCTGAGAATGCTGGACGTGTGGAAAGACCCGGAGTATCGCTGGTTCCACTCCAAGGCGGAGAAACTCCTCGTGGCTGCCCTTGATTACTCCCTCGAGAAATACGTGGTCTATGTAGCAGCTCAGCCGCCCCGCAGTTACCTCAAGGGGATGGCCGCTCGTATGGACCGGCAGATCGTCTACGTACCTATTGGAACTCTCTCGCCGAATATGTTCAAGAAGATCCGGATCTTTCATGTTCTGTTCGGCCACGACAAGAGGGCTTTGGCCAAGGACTATATCTGGTAGAGCAGGCGAGTCCGGACTCCTTATGGCAGACGCATCGCCCCGGCTCGAAAAAACGACCAAGAGCGGGACTACTCGAGAAAGATAGTGGACTCCTGAGGATGGTCCAAGGCAAGGAGGAGGAGGAGGTAGCGTTTCAGGACCTTGGTGACCAGGAACTCGTCCTGGACTCGCTTGTGGCCGTTTTCGCCCAATCGCCGGGCCAATTGCGGTTGGTTGAGGAGCTTACGAATCTGGAGACTGGCCCCCTCGACAGAATGAACCAACATTCCGGTGTACCCGTGAATGATCTGTGCCGGAATACCCCCCACGGCGCTCCCGATGACAGGACGGTATTTCCAGAGGGCTTCGGAGACGGTCAGGGCAAATCCTTCCCTGAGGGATTTCTGGAGGACTACATCCGAGGCCCTTTGAAAGGCGTTTATCTCGGTGGGAATGGATGAGATCAGAAAGATTATGTGGATGTCCGGATCCTCCCCTGCCGCCTCTTTTACCTTTACAAGAACCTCCTCGGCCTCAGGATCGTCGGCCGCCTTGTCCCCCACGAGCAGGAGACGGCAGTCCACATGCTTTCTTGCCATCTTGAAAGCCTGGATCACCCCCACGGGGTCTTTCCAGGGATCGTATCGGGAGATCTGGGTGACAATGGGTTTATCCCTGGGGATTCCATACTTCTCCATGACGCTCTCAATATAAGGGGGGTCGAGGTCTCTGTTCTTGTCGGCCAGAGGATCGATGGCTGGATAGAAGCGATACTGAGGGATTGCAAGGGGCGGCGAGAAAAGCGGGGAAGAAAAGATCGCCGCGTCGTACTCCTCCACGAACGGCCTCAAGAAATCCCAGACCTGCCTGTTGGGATGGGACATATCGATATGGCAGCGCCAGACCCATCTGTTTTTTCGATTCCTGTGCCAGTGGATCAAGGCAGCGGGCTGCGGGTCGTGAACCACGATCAGGTCTTCACTGAAATCCATGGCCTCCTTGTTCATCTCGTTGTAGGCCAGGTAGGTCTTGAAGACGTGTTCTTGAAAGGTTTCCTGCTTGCCTTGGAGGGCATTGTGAAAGGCCTTTGTTATGTCGAAAAAGTCGTCGCCCCCCTTGATCACTTCCCATCTGGCCTTCACACCCAGCTCGTTTAGAAGGGGCACCACCCGGTGCAGCATCTCGGCCACACCCCCACCCACGGCCGTAGAGTTGATCATCTTTATCGAGCGATCGCCCACGTGGGAGGCCAGAATATAGAGTTCTTCGATCACATTCCGGCCGACAACCTTCCTGTAATCCGATAAGCTGGGGATACTCATAGAGGACCTCAGAATCCCTGTGCCTGGAGCCCTGGGCCTCGGGAACAACCTTGGAGCAAGGGAAGGCCCGGGACGCCACCTACTTCATGTGTTTGTCGATAACCTGGATGATTCTCTCCCGCAATTCTTCCAGGGTATAGACGCTGATATCGATCGCTCTGATCTTTCTTGCCAATTCTCTATCTTTCAGGCTCTCTTCTATCCACGTTGAGAAATCGTCTGACCGGAGTTGGGTGTAGAGCCGTGACTCGATGAAATGGAAATAAAGCGAATCCACACTCACCGTATTCAACAACTCGCGAAATGACTTCAGATCATAGGCGAACTTGTCGGTAAGGTAGACGATTCTGATCGCATCGAGAAGATAGAAAGGCTTGTCAGCGGTTTTTTGAAAGACAGAGGGGTTCTCGTTCCTGTATTTCTCGATTGTCTCAACTATCTGCCTTCTCAGGCTCTCTATGGTACTGTGCTCTGTGAGATCCACAGTTGCGAGTTTTTCGGCCAGGGCCTCGTCATTGAGATACTTGGAGATCCAGACGGAGAAACCGTTTGTGTATGGTACGTGGACCTCTCGGAGCATTCGAAAGGCCGAGAAGGTGTGGTAGAAGATGGAAGAGTCGGGACACGTCCTGATGAGTTCCAACAGCTCTTCGAGATTCGAAGCCTTTTGCCCTGTCAGTCTCTCCAGGGATGCTCTGGAGCGGAACTGAAATACGCTTTGAAACGGTGCAAAATCGGTCTGTCGATCCCTCATATGGTCTGTCCTAGAAGCCGAGACACTCAAAAGTTCGGCTCCTTACCGAAGTTGGGTTACTCCATCACAGGTTTTTCTCCCAGGGGGAGATCCCGGTCCCGAACCGCCCTGTAGTAATCTATGCCTTGCCGCGACCTGGACAGAACCCTCCCCTGATCGAAGAGAATTCTCAGGTGGCCCAGAATCTCCGACACCCCCAGGAAGACATCGAAAGATCTGGTATTCGGAAACAGATTCTTGGAGATCTCGTAGGCGGTCTTTTCACCCTCGGAAAGGATGGAAAGCACCTTGGAGAGACGCTCCTCATGATGGCGGACGGCCTTCTCCACGGCCCCTCTAAAGTCCTCGAATGGTTCGCCGTGCCCGGGAAGAACCAGAGTAACCCTCAGGTCCGCGATCTTCCAAACAGAGCGCAGATAGTCGGCGAGGCTGGTGCTCTGAGGGCCCCCATCTTTTCGGGAGAGGTCGATGATCGGGTTGGGTGAGATGTCGTTGAGAAGATGATCCCCACAGAACAGAGCACCTCCTCTCTCCATATAGAAACAGACCAATCCGGGACTGTGCCCGGGACAGTGGATCGACTTGAGGGTCATCTTGTCAAAAGGGATCTTCCCATCGTCATCGATAAAGCACACCTTGTCCGGAGGGTCTGACAATGCCTCCACCGCCGATTTCATGTAACCGATGGCTTCATCCAGGGATTCCTTGGGAGTCCCATTTTGGTGAAGCACGGATACGAGGTTCCTTTGAAACCGACCCATCGATCGAATCCTCTCGTATGCCTTGGAATGCATGTAGATCTCGGCGCCAGACAAGGAGGCGATCCTCTTTGCCTGGCCGTAATGGTCGATGTGGCCGTGGGTAATAAGGATCCTCCTGATATCCCCGACGTTCCGTCCCAACCTCGCAAGAGACTCTACCAGGACACTGAACGACTGATCGGTCTTGACGC harbors:
- a CDS encoding glycosyltransferase; translated protein: MPSLSDYRKVVGRNVIEELYILASHVGDRSIKMINSTAVGGGVAEMLHRVVPLLNELGVKARWEVIKGGDDFFDITKAFHNALQGKQETFQEHVFKTYLAYNEMNKEAMDFSEDLIVVHDPQPAALIHWHRNRKNRWVWRCHIDMSHPNRQVWDFLRPFVEEYDAAIFSSPLFSPPLAIPQYRFYPAIDPLADKNRDLDPPYIESVMEKYGIPRDKPIVTQISRYDPWKDPVGVIQAFKMARKHVDCRLLLVGDKAADDPEAEEVLVKVKEAAGEDPDIHIIFLISSIPTEINAFQRASDVVLQKSLREGFALTVSEALWKYRPVIGSAVGGIPAQIIHGYTGMLVHSVEGASLQIRKLLNQPQLARRLGENGHKRVQDEFLVTKVLKRYLLLLLALDHPQESTIFLE
- a CDS encoding MBL fold metallo-hydrolase, with protein sequence MQDLAGRIHRIELPVPFPIRTANAYLIDEEPLTLVDTGVKTDQSFSVLVESLARLGRNVGDIRRILITHGHIDHYGQAKRIASLSGAEIYMHSKAYERIRSMGRFQRNLVSVLHQNGTPKESLDEAIGYMKSAVEALSDPPDKVCFIDDDGKIPFDKMTLKSIHCPGHSPGLVCFYMERGGALFCGDHLLNDISPNPIIDLSRKDGGPQSTSLADYLRSVWKIADLRVTLVLPGHGEPFEDFRGAVEKAVRHHEERLSKVLSILSEGEKTAYEISKNLFPNTRSFDVFLGVSEILGHLRILFDQGRVLSRSRQGIDYYRAVRDRDLPLGEKPVME